A window from Planococcus maritimus encodes these proteins:
- a CDS encoding CDP-glycerol glycerophosphotransferase family protein, with protein MKVFLKVSTAFVLSRFYRNAKGPKIALVGGNLGEKYEDNASVFHKYLVNNHTEQVTAYWMYDPSTDYAKNGQIPNAVPLGSFRNYLLFFRADYTFHGHSLLYDIVPSADKFLNLNRRTIITHVSHGIEGFKKILIQKEDVPLLKRTDYFNCASQYEYELKRDKWNIPEEKLVITGFPRFDRYLPNQPPKEMKRILMMMTWREWLFDLSKEEFLESNYFRSTIGLLEHKGIRELLKSNGIQLQIALHPFMKRFEEHFFPLADQAYGIEFLDFNHASIERSIEENDMLLTDITSVSWDFLYLNKPIIFFMFDQQEYTERRGSYLDLDKDLYGYKSSTIEDVYQTLSYMLEHNITHNEWYGKADEFIDYFDQDNCKRLAQRVMGV; from the coding sequence TTGAAAGTTTTTTTGAAAGTATCAACAGCCTTTGTTCTCTCCCGGTTTTACCGAAATGCAAAAGGACCAAAAATCGCTTTGGTGGGCGGAAACCTCGGAGAGAAATATGAAGACAATGCTTCTGTTTTCCATAAATACTTGGTGAATAACCACACGGAGCAAGTCACAGCATATTGGATGTATGACCCGTCGACCGATTATGCAAAAAACGGGCAGATTCCAAACGCCGTGCCACTCGGCAGCTTCCGGAATTACTTGCTGTTTTTCCGCGCTGATTACACATTCCATGGGCATTCCTTGCTCTATGATATTGTGCCCTCAGCCGATAAATTTTTGAATTTAAACCGCCGGACAATCATTACGCATGTTAGCCACGGGATCGAAGGCTTCAAGAAAATCCTCATTCAAAAAGAGGATGTACCGCTCCTCAAGCGGACAGATTATTTCAACTGTGCCTCACAGTATGAATACGAGCTAAAACGCGATAAATGGAATATTCCTGAAGAAAAACTTGTCATTACCGGGTTCCCCCGTTTTGACCGTTATTTGCCAAACCAGCCGCCAAAAGAAATGAAACGCATCCTTATGATGATGACTTGGCGTGAATGGCTGTTCGATCTGTCAAAGGAAGAATTTCTCGAAAGCAATTACTTCCGCAGCACAATCGGCTTATTGGAACACAAAGGGATTCGCGAACTTCTGAAGTCCAACGGCATCCAACTTCAAATCGCGCTTCACCCATTCATGAAACGCTTTGAAGAACATTTCTTTCCACTTGCCGACCAGGCTTACGGCATTGAATTTTTGGATTTCAACCATGCCTCCATTGAGCGCTCGATTGAAGAAAACGACATGCTTTTGACAGACATCACAAGCGTTTCTTGGGACTTCCTGTATTTAAACAAACCGATTATTTTCTTCATGTTCGACCAACAGGAATACACGGAAAGACGGGGTTCGTACCTCGACCTTGATAAGGACCTGTACGGCTATAAATCATCGACAATAGAAGATGTCTACCAAACGCTTTCCTATATGCTTGAACACAATATCACGCATAACGAGTGGTATGGAAAAGCTGATGAGTTTATCGATTATTTTGACCAGGACAATTGCAAACGCCTGGCACAACGCGTCATGGGCGTTTGA
- a CDS encoding YkuS family protein, which translates to MVKIAVEHPFTSVRDALVQKGYNAEMLEKKTDATDYDVVVVRDQEDLTDFHMSVSLVEARGRTLFEIVEEVEERLVRQGKIQSPTPMAPENDSESGGGGSFVAGAVTGALIGAAAGLLLAPKSGKELQEQVKTKTADSSEKVNTSIEQAKVKADELKTKREEKKEEKEVKKQEKAIEKEVKQQEKAEEKEEKKEEKAEKEHEKAEKKVEKEIKKAEKDAGGVDVVEFGESSLGKNSDGEIKVEPTDAKKNN; encoded by the coding sequence ATGGTAAAAATTGCAGTCGAACATCCATTTACATCCGTACGTGACGCGTTAGTACAAAAAGGGTACAACGCAGAAATGCTTGAAAAGAAAACAGATGCGACAGATTATGACGTAGTGGTCGTCCGTGACCAGGAAGATTTGACGGATTTCCACATGAGCGTCTCATTAGTTGAAGCAAGAGGGCGCACGTTATTTGAAATTGTTGAAGAAGTCGAAGAACGTCTCGTACGTCAAGGGAAAATCCAATCTCCAACACCGATGGCACCGGAAAACGATTCTGAATCAGGCGGTGGCGGAAGCTTCGTCGCAGGCGCGGTTACAGGTGCTTTAATCGGTGCAGCAGCAGGTCTTTTGCTCGCGCCTAAAAGCGGCAAGGAATTGCAGGAGCAAGTCAAAACAAAAACTGCAGATTCCAGTGAAAAAGTAAACACGTCAATCGAGCAGGCGAAAGTGAAAGCTGACGAATTGAAAACGAAGCGTGAAGAGAAAAAAGAAGAAAAAGAAGTGAAAAAGCAAGAAAAAGCGATTGAAAAAGAAGTAAAGCAACAGGAAAAAGCTGAAGAAAAAGAAGAGAAAAAAGAAGAAAAGGCCGAGAAAGAGCACGAAAAGGCTGAAAAGAAAGTAGAAAAAGAAATCAAAAAAGCTGAAAAAGATGCAGGCGGCGTTGACGTCGTAGAATTTGGCGAATCATCGCTCGGCAAAAATTCAGATGGCGAGATCAAGGTCGAGCCAACAGACGCTAAAAAGAATAACTAA
- a CDS encoding exodeoxyribonuclease III, with protein sequence MKLVSWNVNGLRAVVKKGFMDFFEKVDADILCVQEIKLQEGQIDLELPGYHTYWNYAEKKGYSGTAVFTKQRPLSVQYGVGLKEHDSEGRLITLEFADFYLVNSYTPNSQHGLLRLAYRLLWEDQLLSHIQQLDMKKPVVLCGDLNVAHQEIDLKNPKANKKNSGFTPEERGKIDRFLDSGFVDTFRHFHPEEGGHYSWWSYRSNCREKNVGWRIDYFIASRRLAGNMRSASIHTDVYGSDHCPVELQLNDVSA encoded by the coding sequence ATGAAGTTGGTGTCGTGGAATGTAAATGGCTTGCGGGCCGTGGTGAAAAAAGGATTTATGGATTTCTTTGAAAAGGTGGATGCTGATATACTGTGCGTCCAGGAGATCAAATTGCAGGAAGGCCAAATTGACTTGGAACTTCCGGGTTATCATACATATTGGAATTATGCCGAGAAAAAAGGTTATTCAGGAACAGCCGTTTTCACCAAGCAGCGTCCATTGAGTGTGCAGTATGGAGTCGGCCTCAAAGAACACGATTCAGAAGGCAGGCTCATCACACTGGAGTTTGCTGATTTTTACTTGGTCAATAGCTACACGCCGAATTCCCAGCATGGACTGCTGCGCCTTGCGTACCGCCTGCTATGGGAAGATCAATTGCTTTCACATATTCAACAATTGGACATGAAAAAACCGGTTGTTTTATGCGGGGATTTGAATGTGGCGCATCAGGAAATCGATTTGAAAAACCCGAAAGCCAATAAAAAGAATTCCGGTTTCACGCCGGAAGAGCGAGGGAAGATTGATCGCTTTCTCGACAGCGGTTTCGTGGACACATTCCGCCATTTCCATCCAGAAGAGGGTGGTCATTATTCATGGTGGTCTTACCGCTCTAATTGCCGCGAGAAGAATGTTGGCTGGCGCATCGATTATTTCATCGCCTCACGCCGTCTCGCCGGCAACATGAGAAGTGCGTCGATTCATACAGATGTGTATGGTTCGGATCATTGTCCTGTGGAACTGCAATTGAACGATGTATCGGCATAA
- a CDS encoding MFS transporter, producing MAKFTKPEKSWAFYDWGSSAYSIIITTAVFPLFYKAAATDAGVELADSTAYLSYTIAIFTFILAMLGPLLGTIADYEGMKKKFFTVFFLLGTISTAMLAFVPEGQWLWLLICYVFAALGATGANLFYDAFIVDITTEKRMNRVSAFGYGLGYIGSTIPFALAILIILLAQNEVLPLSVTNASRLAFLITAAWWIVFSIPLFRHVKQKHFIKREASPVVQSFRRLNKTIREIRQYRALFLFLIAYFFYIDGVGTIISLSTAYGTDLGLSATSLLIVLFATQVVAAPFAILYGKLSDRFTGKKMLYVGICVYIIVCVYAVFIETIVDFWILAMLVATSQGGIQALSRSYFGKLVPKQNANEFFGFYNIFGKFAAITGPLLVGVTSQLTGNSSLGVLSLVVLFIIGLVVLIFVPEPAPHDPVDEIAVE from the coding sequence ATGGCGAAGTTTACGAAACCGGAAAAAAGCTGGGCATTTTATGATTGGGGCAGCTCCGCCTATTCCATTATTATTACGACCGCAGTCTTCCCGCTGTTCTATAAAGCAGCCGCAACAGATGCCGGTGTGGAACTTGCGGATTCAACCGCCTATTTAAGTTACACGATCGCTATATTCACATTCATCCTGGCGATGCTCGGCCCGCTTCTCGGCACGATCGCCGATTACGAAGGGATGAAAAAGAAATTTTTCACCGTGTTCTTTTTGCTCGGCACCATTTCGACAGCAATGCTCGCGTTTGTTCCGGAAGGCCAGTGGCTTTGGCTCCTAATCTGCTACGTCTTCGCTGCCCTTGGAGCGACAGGGGCGAACCTCTTCTATGACGCCTTTATTGTCGACATCACAACTGAAAAGCGCATGAACCGCGTTTCCGCATTTGGTTATGGGCTTGGCTATATCGGTTCGACCATTCCCTTTGCACTCGCCATCCTGATCATTTTGCTTGCTCAAAACGAAGTATTGCCACTGTCTGTCACCAATGCCAGCCGGCTTGCGTTTTTGATCACTGCGGCTTGGTGGATTGTGTTCTCCATTCCGCTGTTCCGTCATGTAAAACAAAAGCATTTTATCAAACGCGAAGCGAGTCCCGTTGTTCAAAGCTTCCGCCGGCTCAATAAAACCATCCGGGAAATCCGCCAATATCGCGCCTTGTTTCTATTCTTGATTGCTTATTTTTTCTATATTGATGGGGTTGGCACAATCATTTCATTGTCCACAGCTTACGGAACAGACCTTGGATTGAGTGCCACCAGCTTATTGATTGTGTTGTTCGCGACACAAGTCGTGGCGGCTCCTTTTGCAATTCTTTACGGCAAGCTGTCGGATCGATTTACTGGCAAAAAAATGCTTTATGTCGGCATTTGCGTCTATATTATTGTTTGTGTTTATGCAGTCTTCATCGAAACCATCGTAGATTTTTGGATTCTGGCGATGTTGGTCGCTACTAGCCAAGGCGGTATTCAAGCTTTGAGCCGCTCTTATTTCGGCAAGCTGGTGCCCAAGCAAAATGCCAATGAGTTTTTTGGTTTTTACAATATTTTTGGCAAGTTCGCCGCGATTACGGGACCTTTACTTGTTGGGGTCACTTCCCAACTCACTGGCAACTCCAGTTTAGGCGTTTTGAGTTTGGTCGTACTCTTTATCATCGGTCTGGTCGTCCTGATTTTTGTACCAGAACCTGCGCCGCATGACCCTGTCGATGAAATTGCAGTTGAATAA